A genomic window from Anthocerotibacter panamensis C109 includes:
- a CDS encoding DUF429 domain-containing protein, giving the protein MLFLGIDFGWRTGESGLAALAWDGQCLTLKELTRELEPEAILAWVDHWAAEGPALVSVDAPTLIPNETGMRLPDRLTHSHFGKYHAGCYPANLGRPFAQRTVALGCALEDRGFRHSPTITPQVPGRYQIECFPHPAIVHLFNLALILKYKKGRLDARRLELERYRRLLLEQLPGHIPNLAPLELPPVPQHGPALKALEDCLDGLICAYVGAHWWYWGLERNLVLGNVQEGYIVVPHRRVSPYCASLLQYH; this is encoded by the coding sequence ATGCTCTTTTTAGGGATTGATTTTGGCTGGCGGACAGGGGAGAGTGGCCTTGCGGCGCTGGCCTGGGACGGTCAGTGCCTCACCTTAAAAGAATTGACGCGGGAACTAGAACCTGAGGCCATCCTCGCCTGGGTGGACCATTGGGCCGCAGAGGGTCCGGCTTTGGTCTCGGTGGATGCTCCGACCCTTATCCCTAACGAGACGGGGATGCGCCTCCCTGACCGCCTGACCCATAGCCATTTCGGGAAATATCATGCGGGCTGCTACCCGGCTAATCTGGGTCGCCCTTTTGCCCAACGGACCGTGGCGCTGGGTTGTGCCCTCGAAGACCGGGGATTTCGCCATAGTCCCACCATCACGCCACAGGTTCCTGGACGCTATCAAATTGAGTGCTTCCCGCACCCGGCAATAGTGCACCTGTTCAACTTAGCGTTGATTCTCAAGTATAAAAAAGGCCGTCTGGACGCCCGCCGCCTAGAATTGGAGCGCTACCGGAGGCTTTTGTTGGAGCAGTTGCCCGGTCATATTCCCAACCTTGCACCCCTAGAATTGCCTCCGGTCCCCCAGCATGGCCCTGCGCTCAAAGCGCTGGAGGACTGCTTGGACGGGCTCATCTGCGCCTATGTCGGAGCCCACTGGTGGTACTGGGGCCTGGAGCGTAACCTCGTCCTCGGGAACGTACAGGAAGGCTATATCGTCGTCCCCCACCGCCGCGTTAGCCCGTATTGCGCATCCCTGCTGCAATACCATTGA
- a CDS encoding TolC family protein produces the protein MLNNSQHLHPFVTTGTNERSRLQKLAFFDQVFMVKLRYYSILAGGLLALMLPALADQPAALTPQFNLSLSDAFSRADAQNPQLLAVARSLDINQGDITIAGAVPNPQIGVQYGFGTIATEQGNPQQVGITQTIELGGKRDARLQVAAAQYQLTSLQLTALRWTIHTQVRRAYAELAAAEAAVEAVNAQVKLADQVVDIARKRVEVGVAPAAELLQAKLARTQLDTQTTQAQGRVQNARTQLNSLLGEDPQPTAQVRDRGLFNLRIEKTELVPTPDAPMPGVENLLQQAYNLRPDLRALLQQAQVAQNQVRLADAQRTPDLQVGVAYAFTTYTNGNAQGSGFIPSVGLTVPLFYNQGGEIAKARAIFDQVGLQNKALRQQIATDVRTAYQSMTAARENIRKYQTRLLPDSTEVLSLAQESYQVGKTGLTSVIVAQQADQQIRLGYLEAVVAYQNAWADLEGAVGAPLPISS, from the coding sequence ATGCTTAACAACTCGCAACACCTCCATCCCTTTGTCACAACAGGTACAAACGAACGCTCTAGGTTACAGAAGTTGGCTTTCTTCGATCAGGTTTTCATGGTAAAGCTCCGCTACTACAGTATCCTAGCCGGTGGGCTCCTGGCGCTTATGCTCCCGGCGCTTGCCGACCAGCCCGCCGCGCTCACCCCACAATTCAACTTGAGCCTTTCTGATGCCTTTAGCCGTGCTGACGCCCAAAATCCACAACTGCTAGCTGTAGCCCGTTCGCTGGATATCAACCAGGGAGATATCACCATCGCCGGGGCGGTCCCTAACCCCCAAATCGGGGTCCAGTACGGCTTCGGCACCATCGCTACCGAGCAGGGTAACCCCCAACAAGTCGGGATCACCCAGACGATTGAACTCGGGGGTAAGCGCGACGCCCGTCTGCAGGTCGCCGCTGCCCAATATCAGTTGACCAGCCTACAACTGACGGCCTTGCGGTGGACGATCCACACCCAGGTGCGCCGTGCCTATGCCGAGTTAGCAGCAGCCGAAGCAGCAGTAGAAGCAGTCAACGCCCAGGTAAAACTTGCCGATCAGGTGGTGGACATCGCTCGTAAGCGCGTGGAAGTAGGAGTAGCGCCCGCCGCTGAACTGCTCCAGGCCAAACTCGCGCGCACCCAACTCGATACCCAAACCACCCAAGCTCAAGGCCGGGTCCAAAACGCCCGCACCCAGCTCAATAGCCTCCTTGGTGAAGATCCCCAGCCCACCGCTCAAGTGCGTGACCGGGGACTGTTTAACCTGCGTATCGAAAAAACTGAACTAGTCCCGACGCCCGATGCCCCGATGCCTGGAGTAGAAAACTTGCTCCAGCAGGCGTATAACCTGCGCCCCGACCTGCGTGCGCTCCTACAGCAGGCTCAGGTGGCCCAGAATCAAGTGCGCCTTGCTGATGCCCAGCGCACCCCAGACCTCCAGGTGGGTGTGGCCTACGCCTTCACGACCTATACCAATGGCAATGCGCAGGGGAGCGGATTTATTCCCTCGGTTGGGCTTACTGTGCCTCTTTTTTATAACCAAGGCGGGGAGATTGCCAAAGCCCGCGCCATCTTCGATCAAGTGGGGCTGCAAAATAAGGCTCTGCGCCAGCAAATTGCTACGGATGTCAGGACCGCCTACCAATCCATGACCGCCGCCCGCGAGAATATCCGCAAATACCAGACGCGCTTGCTTCCTGACTCCACCGAAGTGCTCAGTCTGGCCCAAGAGAGCTATCAGGTGGGCAAAACCGGCCTCACCAGCGTCATTGTCGCCCAGCAGGCCGATCAGCAGATCCGGTTGGGCTATCTCGAGGCCGTCGTCGCCTATCAAAATGCCTGGGCCGACCTCGAAGGGGCGGTCGGGGCACCTTTGCCCATCTCCTCCTAA